The genomic region TTTCAAAGGAAACCAATCTGGCATCAAAAAATGCAATCCAAGCAACTCGATTCTGATCTAGTAGTGAGTCTAGAACTTCATTCCAACTAGATTTAATTTGATCAAGATCCATGTATTAAATGATGAAGCTATAAGCAATTAAAATTACAAAGGCAGCTAATGAGATTAATTTAGTTACCCTTTTCAATAAGATATTAGAAATTTTAGGAATAAAGGTTAATCCAAGGATTACTGCGCCAATAAAGATTAAAACTGAGCTTTTAGAAAGATTTCCCTCTGAACCTGTTTGATACATAAGGTTAATCAAGCCTGTAGCTAATAAAGCATAGGCAGCAAATCTATAATTATTTAGCGGATTCATTATTTGGCTAAATCTGACTTAGCTACAACCCGTAAGGCTTGGGCGGCAATAGTTAATGCTGGATTTACCGAAGCAGATGATGGGAAAAAACCACCATCAATTAAATACAAATTTTCGACGTCATGAGTTTTACAGTACTGATCTACAACTGATTTTTTTGGATCATTTCCAGAAACGGTTGTACCGCATTGGTGGGCATTCATTGATAAATCAAATGGTTGTTTAAAAATTGCTTGATATCCAGATTTTCTCATAACCTTTAAGGTTTTCTTCATAAGTTTCTTATGTGTACGCATACCAACTGGTTTGCGGGTAATTTTCACCTGATTCTTTTCATCAATTGTAACTCTATTTTCTTTACTAGGTAGATCCTCATTCATCACAAGAAATTCAACACTTCGGTTCGCAATATAGTTAAGAATTGGTAGTGGTACTTTTGTAGCATAACTTTTCATCATAATTCCTTGAACTTTACCAATTAACTGGATAATTCCAAGTGGATAGCCTTTTCCGCCATCAAAATACCAATCTGAAAAGGATAAAGTCTTTTGAAAAGTCACATTATTTTTACGTTTGAAATCAAAGGCAGCAATATGAGTATTAACATGCATCATAAAATTACGCCCCACCATATCTGAAGAATTTGCCACTCCATTTGGTGCTTTCACTGATTTGGATCTAAGAAGTAGGGCTGAAGTTAATACAGCACCACATGAGAGCACGAACTTCTTTCCGCGAACCTTATATTCACCATTTGGACCCTTAACCAGCAAATAATCAACTCTTTTACCATCATCGGTTAGTTCAATTTTAATTACTTCTGCTGAGGTTTGTAGTTTTACTTTTCCAGTAAGTAGGGCTGGATTTATTGCATTTATCTCTGCATCACTCTTTGCGCCAACACGGCAAGCAAATCCATCACATGTTCTACACACAATACATTTTCCATCATCACCATAATCAATACCCATCGAATTAGAGTGCGGTGTTACTCCAGCTTTTTTAAGTCGTGTAGCTAATGCAGATATGTATGGATCATGCGGAAGTGCGGGATAGGGGAATGGTTCACTTCTAGGTGGTTCAGTTGGATTCTCGCCAACATTGTTATGCACCTTATACATTTTTTCAGCTTCAACATAAAAGGGTTCAATATCCCAATAAGTAAATGGCCATGCAGGAGATTTGCCTTCTAAATGTTGTAGCTCCTCAAAATCTTTCTCACGAAGGCGAGGTAGGGATGCTCCATACATTTTCGTATTACCACCTACATAAAAATGAACACCAGCCTCAAATTTTTTACCCTTGCTATCTACCCATACTTCTTTTGATTTATATCGTTTATTTAAAAATACCTCTTTTGGATCCCAATTCTGTTTCTCACTAGGCAATCTTTCACCGCGCTCTAAAACCAATACGTTCACACCTTTTTTAGCAAGTGCGTATGCAGTCGTTCCACCACCCATACCGGAACCGACAATTACTACATCACTTTCTAGATCAGGATTGCTCAAGTTTTTCACTCCTTAGTAGTAATGCGCAATTTAATCAGATATGGCAGTAGTTGCCAATAGCGTCATCTCAGTTAGTCACTTCCATAATCAACTGATTTTACCTATGATTGCTAAATGAATTTTCTAAGCAAAATTACCGGCAGCTTTTCAACTCCATCTGCTGCAAATCCAACTGTTGCAATGGTGGAGGCTGCATATAAGCACCACGGACTTGATTTTAGATATTTAAATTGTGAGGTTTTGCCAAAAGATTTAGAGGCAGCAGTTAAGGGTGCTAGAGCGATGAACTGGGTGGGGTTTAATTGTTCCCTTCCTCACAAAGTTGAGGTAATTAAATTCTTAGATGGTCTTGGTGAATCAGCAAAATTAATGGGCGCCGTAAATTGTGTTGTATTAAGGGATGGTAAATATATTGGAGAAAATACTGATGGTAAGGGTTTTCTAAAATCTCTTAAATCAATTATTGATCCAGCAGGTAAAAGTATTGCCATTTTAGGAGCAGGTGGGGCAGCTAGAGCAATAGCAGTTGAGTTAGCACTAGAGAATGCCAGCAGAATTACTGTTGTAAATCGTGATCAAAATAAAGGTAAAGACTTAGTAGATCTAATTAATAATAAAACTAAGTGTAAGTCTGAATTTAAAGATTGGAGCACTAAATTTGAAGTACCTGATCACGTTCAAATACTGGTAAATGCAACCTCAATTGGAATGTCACCAGATATTGACGCCCGAATTAATATTAATCCAGATTCATTTAGGGCAGACTTAGTTGTAGCAGATGTAATTGTTAACCCGCCAATGACCAACCTTTTAAAGGATGCCAAGGCAAAAGGATGCCAAATCGTTGATGGCTTGGGCATGGTTATCAACCAGGCCGTACTAGGAATTAAGTTCTGGACTGGGGAAGATGTTGATCCAGAGGTAATGCGTAAAAAACTTCTAGAAGTTCTTTAGTTAACTGGTCCTAGGGTTTGATCTTTAGGATCAACCTTTGTTGCACCAGTCATCACAGCTACAACCTCATTCATCGTGTGGGTCTTAGGAGTAACTACCGCTACTCGCTTACCAAGACGTTGAATGTGAATACGGTCTGCGATTTCAAATACCTGCGGCATATTGTGGCTAATTAAAATAACCGATAAACCTTTTTCGCGAAGGTTTAGAATCATCTTTAATACTTGCCCTGATTCTTTAACACCGAGTGCTGCGGTAGGTTCATCTAAAATAATAACCTTTTGCCCAAAAGCAGCCGCACGTGCAACTGAAACTGCTTGGCGCTGACCACCAGATAAAGTTTCAACCGCTTGCCCCATATTTTGAATAGTTCCAATACCTAGAGCTGCCATATGCTCCTTAGAACTTTTCTTCATGCCTGGGTTATCTAGCATTCTAAATATTGATCCAAGTGGTCCTTTTTTGCGAACCTCACGGCCCAGGTAAAGATTTGCTGCAATATCAAGTGCGGGTGAAACGGCTAAAGTTTGATAAACAGTTTCAATACCTGCATCTCTACTATCTTTCTGGCGACGAAAAGTTATCGGTTTTCCATCTATCTCCATAGTTCCGCCATCTGGTAACTCAGCTCCGGATAGACACTTAATCATCGTTGATTTACCAGCTCCGTTATCTCCAACTACAGCTAAAATCTCACCAGGGAAAAGTTGTAAATCCGCACCATCAATTGCGATTACGCGACCATAGGTTTTAACCAGACTTTTTGCTTCAAGTACTGGCGACTTTGATTTACTCATACTCTTGCCTTTCTAATCCATTGATCGATTGAAACAGCTGTGATGATTAATAATCCGACGGCAAATGTTTGGTAGTAAAGATCTACTCCAGCAAGAGTAAGTCCATTTCTAAATACACCAACGATTACCGCTCCGATTAATGAACCAAATATCGCACCCCGTCCACCAAACAAGCTTGTTCCACCGATTACAACCGCTGTGATTGAATCTAGGTTCAAGTTTGAACCGGAGTTAGGGCTTGCAGCTCCTACGCGTCCGATAATGATCCAAGAGGTGATTGCAAAAATAAATCCAGCGCTAACATAAACGCTCATAAGTACACGCTTTACCTGAATACCAGCTAATCGAGCAGCTTCAATATCATCGCCAACTGCATAAACGTGGCGGCCCCAAGCTGTATATCGAAGTGCGAAAGCCAAAATAATATACATAAAGATTACGAGTAATACTCCGTAAGTAATTCTAAAGTTACTAAATAAGGTGATCGGCTCACCTAGGTAGAGGAACATTGGCGATAGCTCTTTATCCATAATTGTTCGACCAGTTGCGTAGAAAAGAGTTAAGGCAGAAAAGACGTTAAATGTTCCCAGAGTTACGATAAATGGTGGCAAGTCGACCTTGGTAATTAACCAACCATTAAATGCACCAGCACCAGTTCCAACTGCAATTCCTAATAGGAATGCTGCCCAGCCTGGCCAGCCATTAACGAAGGCAGTCTTTGCCATTACCATCGAAGCAAAAATTGCAATAGCGCCACAGGATAAATCAATACCCGCGGTTAAAATAATTAGAGTCTGACCTGCTGCAATTGCGCCAATTACCGCAGTCTGTTGCAGGATAAGGGAAAGGTTGTTAGTAGTTAAAAAATTCTCATTACCAAAATTAAATACGAATACTGCAGCAATTAATACTGCTGCTGAGCTTAACCAGGGATAGTTATGTAGTGTAGTTTGCACCTTTTGTTTAGTTGTTGCACGATCTTTAAATGTTTCAGCTGCATCTATCGCCGTGTTCTCTTTACTCACTATTTTCCCTCTCGCTACTTTTTTGTAGTTTATTAACTGTAGGTCAAATTGTAAATAGTGGGGCGGCTGAATTTATCAGCCGCCCCACTTACTTCTTAACTATTAGTTTTAACTAATAGATCTGGGTTTAACCCCAGGCGTTATCTAGACCGTATTGAACTGACTCTGATGGAACTCCCTCTTGTGGGTCATCAGTAATCAACTTAACTCCGGTATCAAAGAAATCTAGACCATCAGTTGTAGAAGGCTTTGTGCCAGTCTTGATGATGTCATAGATTGCTTGTACGCCAAGGTCAGCCATTAATAGTGGATACTGTTGTGAAGTAGCACCAATAACGCCAGCCTTAACATTCTCAACACCTGCGCGGCCACCGTCTACAGAGACGATAACTACACCCTTCTCTTTTCCTGCAGCCTTAAGCGCAGCGAATGCACCAGCAGCAGCTGGCTCATTTAGAGTGTAAACAAGGTTGATGTTTGGATTCTTAGCAAGTAATTGCTCCATGCCAGTACGTCCACCATCTTCAGCGCCAAGAGTAGCTACGTTACCAACGATCTGGTATGAACCGCCCTTACCACCTGTGTACTTACCAGTCTTTGGCTCATCAGCAAGCTTCTTAGGATCTCCTAGTGGAATTCCCATGCCCTTTAAGAAACCATTATCACGGCAGTAATCTGTTGGTACGTTCTTGTCATTGAAAATATCTAGAAGAGCGATAATAGCTTTCTTTCCGCCCATCTTTGCAGCTGCCCACTGACCGATTAACTCGCCAGCTTTGCAGTTGTCTGTTGCAAAAGTAATGTCAACAATGTCTGCAGGATCTGTTGGTGTATCAAGTGCGATTACATATAGACCAGCTTCGCGAGCCTTAGTAATTGCAGCATAAACTCCACCTGAAATAGGTGTAATTAAAATACCAGCATCCTTCTTTGAGATTGCGTTTTCAATTGCAGCAATCTGTGCAGCATCATCAGTCTCATCTTTTCCGGATGCAACGCTTAGGTCTACGCCAAGTTCGGCTGCCTTAGCTTTTGCTCCAGCAATCATTGCGACGAAGAATGGGTTTGTATCATTCTTAGTGATAAGCGATACGCCTACCTTGTCGCCACCAGCATCATCAGAAGATGATGAGCAAGCGGTTAGTATTAACGACGAAGCACCAATTACTGCGAATGCAGCTAAGGTGCGACGTGAGAAGAGTTTCTTCATACTTGTTCCTCCTATAGGGTTGAACTGCATGGACATGTCTACTCTTTTACCCTAATTTAGGCAACAAATTTGATGTTAAATGCTGAAAATTACGCAAATGTTATATTCAAATACCTTTAATACAGGTCTATACCCTTGCCCCAGCCATCTACCCCCAAACTTTAAATAAATAGCGCATAAGGGCAGATTTTCCTTTGCTCTATAGTTCAGTAATTAAGAATCCAGGGATGGGAAGATAATGAGTATTGGTCGCCAGGTAAGGCTTAAGCGGATCTTCTCAAACCCTTCTACTAATTTATTCGGCGTAGCGGTGGACCACTTTGTTGGTTACGGCAACGCAGTCTCTGGCGGCTTAGCTTCTCTACCAAAAGCACTGGCAGCAACAATGGCGGGAAAGCCTGACTCAGTAACAATTCAAGCAGGAACTGCTAAAAACTTATGGGTCCCATATGCAGGTAAGGCAGCATTAATTGTGCAAGGTGGTTGCTTCACTGTTGATGATCGAATCTCTGAATTAATTGCCACACCGCTTGATGCAATCAGACTTGGCGCTGACGCGCTCGCTGTTGCAATTCCAGTAAGAGGTAAAACTGAGGGTAAGTATTTAAAGTGGCTAACTGATTCAGTTCGCGAGGCAAATGAATTTAATATTCCAATCATTGCTCATATCTATCCACGAGATTATTCAAAGAATAAAGATGGTGAAATTACTTTCACACCAGATGAAATTGCCTGGGCAGTTAGATGCGGTATTGAAACTGGCGTTGATGTAATTAAGGTTGGTTACCCAGGAGATAAGAAAGCATTTGCCCAAATTGTTGAATCTTGTCCAGTGCCAATTGTTATTGCAGGTGGACCAAAGGAGCCAACACTAGGTGCGGCGCTGGCTAGTACAAGGGACGCCCTCGATGCTGGCGCAAAAGGTGCGGTAGTTGGTCGAAACGCTTGGGGTGCTAAAGATGTTTCAAAAGCATCACGTGCTTATTACACAGTAATTCACGATGGGTTAAATGCCCAGGATGCACTTAAAGCTGCAGGCCTGTCGGCAGATGAGTAAGTAAATTACTTTAAGTAATGATTATTGGATTAGGTTGTATAGCTTTTGACCAAATTTTAGCTACTAATGCAAAATGGAAAGATGAAAAAGGCAAGATAGTAAGGCGTGAATTTCGCTTTGGCGGCAATGTTAGAAACTCATTAGTTGCAGTCGCAGCACTTGGAGTTAAAGCGGCCTACATCGGCACGATGAGTGGTGAAGTGAAATGGAAATCAGCACTAGATGACTTTAAAGAAAACGGTGTTAGTACCGAGTTTGTAGATTTTTCAGATAAATCACACCCAGCTGAGGCAACAATAGTTATAACCGGTGATGGTGAGCGCTTTATTGTTTATGACGATACCCCGCTGCACCACTTAGGACTTCCTAGTGAAGAAAAACTAGCAAAGGCTTTAGCTGGAGCTGATCTTTTGTTAGTAGATGCTGGAATTTGCCCACCTGGCACACTAGATGTAATTAAAAGGTGTGCTGACTTAAAGATACCTATTATTTTAGATGCTGAGCAGTTCTTTGTTAAAAAAGAGATTATTTTAGAGATGATCACTCTTTCAACAGATTTAATTTTGCCACTTAATTTTGCCCGCTTACTCACTGATAAAGATGACATAAGTGAGGTAATTGATACTTTGTGGAATGATTCTAAAAACTTAGTGGTAATTACTGAAGGATCAAAAGGTTGTTATTTGCGCGAAAAAGGTGACTCAGTTAAGAAACATATGTCCGCCTATGAAATTAACGCAGTTGATACCAATGGCACTGGCGATATTTTCCATGGTGCTTACGCATACGGGTTATTAAATGGAATGAAAACTATTGAAAATTTAGAGTTTGCAAGCGCCGCTGCAGCATCCGTTGCCAGCTTGCCTCATGGATCGGTTCGAAAACCTACTCTTTCTTCAATTAAAGAGTTCATGTCCACCAGGCCAGCACTTAAGTGTTCTAATATTTAAGTTATTACTCTATAATTTTTTAAAATACTCTGATTAGATCTAGTAATGGTTTCAACCTTTAGCCTAGAAGAGCTTGTCGAAAAGGCGAGGTCGCTAGCTGAAACTGGGCAGCGAAAGATTCTAGGAATTGCTGGCGCCCCCGGTAGTGGGAAAACAACAATTAGCCAAGCAATTCTTAATGGCTTAACACCAGGAAGTGTTGTAGTTGCTCCAATGGATGGATTTCACTTTTCTAATGCAACGCTAATTAATTGGCAAAGGCGGGATCGAAAAGGAGCCTGGGACACCTTTGACGCAGATGGTTATGTAAACCTGCTGCAGCGTATTAAAGGACAGAAAGATTTAGTAATTCATGCACCAGATTTTGATCGAGATATTGATGAATCAATTGGTAGCGCCATACCTATTTATCCCACAACATCACTGGTAATTGCAGAAGGAACATTTCTTTTATCGCAGCAGGGTAATTGGCCCCAAGTACTGCCTCTACTTGATCAGAGTTGGTTTGTTCATTTAGAAGATGAGAGCCGGCATGAGCGTTTAATTAAGCGTCATAATAAACATGGAATGAGTATTGAAGAAGCTAAAAGTTGGACCTTAAATACTGATGAAAAAAATGCGCAGATGGTTAAATCAGACCATGCGCGAGCTACATTATCTTTTAAGGTTATCTAAAGGTAGTGATTTATCTTTAACATTGCGGTGTTGATCTAATACAAATTCA from Candidatus Nanopelagicus abundans harbors:
- the aroE gene encoding shikimate dehydrogenase, translating into MNFLSKITGSFSTPSAANPTVAMVEAAYKHHGLDFRYLNCEVLPKDLEAAVKGARAMNWVGFNCSLPHKVEVIKFLDGLGESAKLMGAVNCVVLRDGKYIGENTDGKGFLKSLKSIIDPAGKSIAILGAGGAARAIAVELALENASRITVVNRDQNKGKDLVDLINNKTKCKSEFKDWSTKFEVPDHVQILVNATSIGMSPDIDARININPDSFRADLVVADVIVNPPMTNLLKDAKAKGCQIVDGLGMVINQAVLGIKFWTGEDVDPEVMRKKLLEVL
- a CDS encoding PfkB family carbohydrate kinase, encoding MIIGLGCIAFDQILATNAKWKDEKGKIVRREFRFGGNVRNSLVAVAALGVKAAYIGTMSGEVKWKSALDDFKENGVSTEFVDFSDKSHPAEATIVITGDGERFIVYDDTPLHHLGLPSEEKLAKALAGADLLLVDAGICPPGTLDVIKRCADLKIPIILDAEQFFVKKEIILEMITLSTDLILPLNFARLLTDKDDISEVIDTLWNDSKNLVVITEGSKGCYLREKGDSVKKHMSAYEINAVDTNGTGDIFHGAYAYGLLNGMKTIENLEFASAAAASVASLPHGSVRKPTLSSIKEFMSTRPALKCSNI
- a CDS encoding nucleoside/nucleotide kinase family protein — encoded protein: MVSTFSLEELVEKARSLAETGQRKILGIAGAPGSGKTTISQAILNGLTPGSVVVAPMDGFHFSNATLINWQRRDRKGAWDTFDADGYVNLLQRIKGQKDLVIHAPDFDRDIDESIGSAIPIYPTTSLVIAEGTFLLSQQGNWPQVLPLLDQSWFVHLEDESRHERLIKRHNKHGMSIEEAKSWTLNTDEKNAQMVKSDHARATLSFKVI
- a CDS encoding substrate-binding domain-containing protein, which produces MKKLFSRRTLAAFAVIGASSLILTACSSSSDDAGGDKVGVSLITKNDTNPFFVAMIAGAKAKAAELGVDLSVASGKDETDDAAQIAAIENAISKKDAGILITPISGGVYAAITKAREAGLYVIALDTPTDPADIVDITFATDNCKAGELIGQWAAAKMGGKKAIIALLDIFNDKNVPTDYCRDNGFLKGMGIPLGDPKKLADEPKTGKYTGGKGGSYQIVGNVATLGAEDGGRTGMEQLLAKNPNINLVYTLNEPAAAGAFAALKAAGKEKGVVIVSVDGGRAGVENVKAGVIGATSQQYPLLMADLGVQAIYDIIKTGTKPSTTDGLDFFDTGVKLITDDPQEGVPSESVQYGLDNAWG
- a CDS encoding ATP-binding cassette domain-containing protein, whose protein sequence is MSKSKSPVLEAKSLVKTYGRVIAIDGADLQLFPGEILAVVGDNGAGKSTMIKCLSGAELPDGGTMEIDGKPITFRRQKDSRDAGIETVYQTLAVSPALDIAANLYLGREVRKKGPLGSIFRMLDNPGMKKSSKEHMAALGIGTIQNMGQAVETLSGGQRQAVSVARAAAFGQKVIILDEPTAALGVKESGQVLKMILNLREKGLSVILISHNMPQVFEIADRIHIQRLGKRVAVVTPKTHTMNEVVAVMTGATKVDPKDQTLGPVN
- a CDS encoding ABC transporter permease produces the protein MSKENTAIDAAETFKDRATTKQKVQTTLHNYPWLSSAAVLIAAVFVFNFGNENFLTTNNLSLILQQTAVIGAIAAGQTLIILTAGIDLSCGAIAIFASMVMAKTAFVNGWPGWAAFLLGIAVGTGAGAFNGWLITKVDLPPFIVTLGTFNVFSALTLFYATGRTIMDKELSPMFLYLGEPITLFSNFRITYGVLLVIFMYIILAFALRYTAWGRHVYAVGDDIEAARLAGIQVKRVLMSVYVSAGFIFAITSWIIIGRVGAASPNSGSNLNLDSITAVVIGGTSLFGGRGAIFGSLIGAVIVGVFRNGLTLAGVDLYYQTFAVGLLIITAVSIDQWIRKARV
- a CDS encoding FAD-dependent oxidoreductase, whose protein sequence is MSNPDLESDVVIVGSGMGGGTTAYALAKKGVNVLVLERGERLPSEKQNWDPKEVFLNKRYKSKEVWVDSKGKKFEAGVHFYVGGNTKMYGASLPRLREKDFEELQHLEGKSPAWPFTYWDIEPFYVEAEKMYKVHNNVGENPTEPPRSEPFPYPALPHDPYISALATRLKKAGVTPHSNSMGIDYGDDGKCIVCRTCDGFACRVGAKSDAEINAINPALLTGKVKLQTSAEVIKIELTDDGKRVDYLLVKGPNGEYKVRGKKFVLSCGAVLTSALLLRSKSVKAPNGVANSSDMVGRNFMMHVNTHIAAFDFKRKNNVTFQKTLSFSDWYFDGGKGYPLGIIQLIGKVQGIMMKSYATKVPLPILNYIANRSVEFLVMNEDLPSKENRVTIDEKNQVKITRKPVGMRTHKKLMKKTLKVMRKSGYQAIFKQPFDLSMNAHQCGTTVSGNDPKKSVVDQYCKTHDVENLYLIDGGFFPSSASVNPALTIAAQALRVVAKSDLAK
- a CDS encoding aldolase, with the protein product MSIGRQVRLKRIFSNPSTNLFGVAVDHFVGYGNAVSGGLASLPKALAATMAGKPDSVTIQAGTAKNLWVPYAGKAALIVQGGCFTVDDRISELIATPLDAIRLGADALAVAIPVRGKTEGKYLKWLTDSVREANEFNIPIIAHIYPRDYSKNKDGEITFTPDEIAWAVRCGIETGVDVIKVGYPGDKKAFAQIVESCPVPIVIAGGPKEPTLGAALASTRDALDAGAKGAVVGRNAWGAKDVSKASRAYYTVIHDGLNAQDALKAAGLSADE